From bacterium:
GGTGCCGAACCCTGACCGCCCGAGCCCATCCCGGGACGCGGTTGAGGCGGCGCCAACCCCGGTCCGGCCGCGCGGCATGAAGGCGGCGCTGTTCGGAGAGTACGTCCGCCACCTCCCCGCGGCGGTGGGCGCGGCGATCGGCCTCTACTCCGCCGTGCTGCTGTGGAGCGCCCACGAGACGGTGACCGGGGCGGTGGCGCTTGCCGCGGGAATCGCCGCGGGCCTGGCCCTGGAGCACGAACCGTCCCCTCGCCTGCGGGCGGTCGGGTATCTGCTCGGACTGCTCGCCGTCGGCCTCGCCGTGCGAACCACCGGCCTCGCCGTCCTCGCCTACGGGCCGTGGATCGTGCTCGCCGCCGGCCTGTTTCCTGCGTGGATCGCGCAGGTCGGATTCGGCGCCGCCGGGGTCGCCAGCTACCTCCTCGCCGCCCTCGTCGCACGACCTCCTGCGACCCCGGCCGACGTGCTCGTCCCGGCGGCGGCGATCGCCGTGCTCCACCTGGGAGCGGTCCTCGTGGCGCGCGAAGCGCGCGCCACCAGCCAGCTCGCCCTTACCGACCCCCTGACCGGCCTGGCCAACCGTCGGCTGCTCGACTGGCGGCTGGCCGAGGAGCTGTCCGAGGTCCAGCGGACGAACGGCACGTTCACGCTGGTCTATCTCGACATCCAAAATTTCAAGGAAGTGAATCACCGCGTCGGACAGCGTGCCGGGGATCGGGCGCTGATCCGCATCGCGCAGATCCTGCGGGACACGATGCGGACCCACGACGTCATCGCCAGGATGGGTGGCGACGAGTTCGCGATCCTGGCCCCCGCCCTCGCCGAGACGGACATCACCGCGGTCATCGAACGGATCCGGACGGCCGTGGCGCGCGCCACGACCCTCCCCTACCCGCTGCGCGT
This genomic window contains:
- a CDS encoding HD domain-containing phosphohydrolase; translation: MPNPDRPSPSRDAVEAAPTPVRPRGMKAALFGEYVRHLPAAVGAAIGLYSAVLLWSAHETVTGAVALAAGIAAGLALEHEPSPRLRAVGYLLGLLAVGLAVRTTGLAVLAYGPWIVLAAGLFPAWIAQVGFGAAGVASYLLAALVARPPATPADVLVPAAAIAVLHLGAVLVAREARATSQLALTDPLTGLANRRLLDWRLAEELSEVQRTNGTFTLVYLDIQNFKEVNHRVGQRAGDRALIRIAQILRDTMRTHDVIARMGGDEFAILAPALAETDITAVIERIRTAVARATTLPYPLRVAAGWAIAPHDGRDAAALLETAEAAAYEQKLQAHLSGPSLQMELTAALWNLPDGAQQLVRLLHAEGIELEEHLNRVGQWSLDLGRVAGLDPERQQTLAQAAVVHDVGKLVLPRSLLRKPGPLSPEEQAMLVKHVTSGVALLRAVAVDEGVIAIVAAHHERWDGGGYPDGLAGDRIPLEARILAIADGCDAMTARRPYRKAWTTDEAIADLQLEGGRQFDPELVNLIIPVLGAAG